ttttttttacTACCCCATATTGTGTTATCTTCCaacgaaacaccactaacaaacgtaagcttgtttttgtgtttttgtagcacgaagtcgtgaaagcgtgCTACTTGGAagtaaagggggaagcattctcCTTTGATGCAATCTATCACTTCTTGGCAGAtagaatcccggaggataacccggactacttggatgttgtatcgtcttcgtcggaggaagattgatggctttagaagtttttgtataggttgtgggtagacctctgtgtaaaccctcacgagactataaatcgtccactagggtcgcctagggttcaaaggcttgatgcacatgctaagtgcattcgctTTTCTCTCAACAAGGAGTTgggttttatgtttcaatcaatgtagtaaccaaaattgcttgaataaagtgaattacatcttcccatattCTGTTTTCTGTTTGATATAAGTACATGCCggcaaggttacaaatccttaGCATGCCGACTACAGGTCAGCCGGCAGTGTTTTAAATTATGTGCATGCCGACTATATGGTAGCCGGTATGgtaggaaatatttacatgccaACCGTAAGATTGCTGGCCCAAGATAGTCGAAATATTCTTCATTCAAAGACCCTTCCGACCTAAAAACGGTCGGCGTGTTATTCATCCAAGGACCATGCCGGCTGTATCTGGTCGGCATCCTATTAAAACGTATACCATGCCGACGAAACATAGCTGACACCTTATTCAAACGTTGACCTTGCCGACCTTtcacattttcaaaaccaaattttttgatcgAAATTGAACTTATAAGACGGGTTAAAGTTTTAATCTACTGAAttcataattttaaaattttaatctaaactcaattaataacCTAATCATAATTTTTAGTGCTACTTAAACAAgagtatattagccatttagaaaaaatacaaggttaagggatggcttcttttacttcaaaatgtcttgAGTTTTGTCTCATTACGTATACTCCAATTAATCTGGGCATACCCCAATCTCACCAGGTTTTTTTATGACTTCTAATTTTCTTTGAAAGCCAAAAAGAaggacaaaaataaaataataaccgCATCATGGATGGTATTGGCTTCTCAGAGATTTGCACCAGCATGTCAACACTTTGGTCACAAATTTCTGCATTAACGCGTGGATTTCCAAATTACTCGGAACCGCTCGGATCATAAACGCCATAACAAAATAACAAAGTTTTAACCATGTAAAATAGCCCGTTCCGTCAGAATCACGGGTCTCGCAATCGTCAGCCCTTAACTGAGGTAGGGGTACGGTCAGTAGATCCACGTCGGTAAAAGAATCCTATAGATACCCTGTATGTGATAAATTAGGGTTAGAGATGAGAAAACTCTCAACTTTTTTGCACGGCGAGGTAACGAAAGAATAGAAAACCATGGAAGCAATAAAGAAACCGTGTTATGATACCAAGGATGAAGACCACATCAGCAGGTTACCGGATTTCTTAATTCATCACATCCTTTCTTTCGTTAACATAACATATGCTGTCCAAACCTGTATGTTGTCAAAGAGATGGAGAAATATTTGGACTTCTCTTCCCTTTTTGACTTTCGATCGTTCAGTTCTAGGTGAAGGTCGTTATCAAAGTTTCCTTGATTTTGTCGAATACGTATTAAGTTTCCGTGACAACAGATGTTTTGACATTCGACGGTTTCATCTTCTTGGTAGACGTGGAAAATATGATTGTAATTTTATCAAATGTCTGCATAGATGGATAATTGTTGTTGCTAGATCTAATGTTGAAGATATATACGTCCAGTTTAACGGTGACAAGCATAATGACGAATTTCGAGTTCCAGATTCTGTCTTTACTTGTAAGTCACTGACAAACTTGGAACTAGATTTGTCGACGTCCTGTAAGATTATTCCGCCGAATTCAATATCATTACCTCGTCTCAAATATCTCAAGCTCAAAAGCACTGCGTTTAACCATGATGAGTTAACCAAGTTATGTTCAAGTTGTCCTGTTCTGGAACACTTGGATTTAATTAGCGTTCGTAGTACTACACCTTTAAACATCACTATATCTTCTCCTGCCCTAAAACACTTTGATATAAGTGGCATTAGTACTACTGCACCGTTAAACATCAGTATATCTTCTCTTACACTTGAACACTTGGTTATAAGTGGCATTATTACTGCTGCACCTGTAAACATCACTATATCTTCTGTTACACTTGAGCACTTTAAATTACATATTGAAAAATCAATTCGTAATACATTGAGGTTATATGCACCAAATCTCGTGGATTTGGTTTTATCAAATTTAGACTCCATGTTGCTCGAAGATGTCTCTTCTCTGGTCACAGCTGATGTTGGTGTACAAGTAAAACCGCGAAAGCTCCTAAATGACGAGTTTCCTACAGTGCATGCTGCGGCGGATACCTTAGAATCTCTAAAATCACTTCATAATGTGAGAAAACTAACAATATCATTTCAACCACTCAAGGTACTCGTTCGATTCTCCTTATTTTTTTatcattaaatgttgatttaggTGAAAATTAGAAGATTATTATTTGATCAGTTATATATCGTATCGACAATAAGAATATCACTAATTTAGCTATGTAAACTATGATCATGTTTTGAAATTATTTAGGCTTCCTAGCCCGTAATTAATTGGGTACTATGAACTGGACAGACCTGTTTGTATCATTTTTGGTGAACCTATAATTGTTGTTTGAGATGTAATTAATATCTTGAAATTAGGGGGCCGATTCTCGTACTTGAGGTCTGAGAATTAATCATTAGCATGTACCTTGCCTCTGTGTGAGCGTTGTGCTGGTAGTTATGCTCTTTAGCATGTCTGATGTAATACATCTCGTGTAACAAGAACACCTACATTTTTTTACCTTTCCTGGATGTGTGTTGAATTTCTATTTATATTCTTTAGCATACACTTTACAATTAACGTTATCTAATTGAAAGCAATCTTGGTATGTGCTAATGAAGGATGTTAAAAGAGTTCATAAACTATTACAGAAGCAACCTTTTCAGTTCTCTAATCTGCAACATCTGAAACTACAAAAGATGAGTCTCTCAACAGACTATGCATGTGGTAGCCTCCTTAGTCAAAATATCTCCTATTATTGAAACCCTCACATTGGAACTTTGTCGGGTtagtttccttttcttcttctttttttcttagttttatttttgtttttagtttcttaACTTTATTCACTAATTTCTTAACTTTATCTAGGTCGCGGAAACCAGTGACAGTTCTGATGAAAATTCTGATGATAGTTCTGATGACGAATCCGAATCTGATGAGGGATCAGACTTGGGTTCTGAGCCGGAACAGGAGATGGATTCAGTTCTGCATACTGATGAGGTAGGTAGTCGTAAATCTTTTAAGTGGTGGAGATTAATTATAGAGTTGTGGTGTACTTAACTGCTATTTTTTTGTTTCGAATGTGCAGACATCTGTTGATTCGCAGGAGCTGTTAGCCAACACCATGAAACAACTGAAGTATGTCGAGATTAGTGGTCTAGAAGGAAGTGATATTGAACTGAAGTTTATAGAAATCTTGATAAAGAGCGCCATGGTCTTGAAGAAAATGGTCTTGAATAGCCATTGTAGATCCAAAATTAAGAAGTTCTATGAGGAGGTAGAAAATTTCCAAAGCGCCTGTGCGTCTTTGAGAATCTATTTCTATCTCTAATCCTAGCAACTGAcatgaaaacaacaaaatccgCTTGCTCTCAGAAGCTATCTTGGCAAAAACAATTGACATAATTGGAACCCTAGACCTTTATGAGCATAGCTATACCCTTTAATTTGTTTAGAATTTTCTATGTCAATTTTATTTATGATTTGGAGTTCGCAAACTTGTGCGCAGCTATTAAAGGTTTTCTTATTGCGGAATTGTTTTACTGGATAAATCCATATACAGTAGAAGTTTGTCTGTCGTAATTTAGGTGCCAAATGTAAGTTCATAGTGTGTATGCACAACTTTTTTCCCCTTAGCATATATTAAAACTCgtgtaaaaaataaaataaaatgcttTATATTGGGGCTCTGAGGTGTTGCTTTGCTATTGCAATGGCCTGGCAAACCCCTACTAAATCATTAAAATAACTTTCGGTTACTTATTTCTTTTGCTGCAAGGATCATGGCCTAATTTAGTGACTTCCATTGCACTTTGGAAGGATGCTCCCCTAAGATTTCCCCATTAAAGAGTGTACATCATAATTGTTCCTGACAGCCCCTGCCAATTTTATAAAACTAAATTTCCTCACTATTAGCAAAAAGAAATGAACGTGTTAAGGTGTTTTCTCTTCACTTGAAAAAGCTGGTCTCAAAAAGAAAGTATTCTTAGCATGATCTGAAAGGGAAAACTGTGTAGATGGAGTGGGGTGGTTCAGTTAGATGATTTTAACAGTTTAAGTCTTTTTGATCTGGCATTCTTTTGTTAGTTGAGAAGGATCTGTGGTCTATTATTTGATTTTAGGAAGAGCATATTATCTACAAAAGTCTCATAGTTATATTGACATGTACAACTGTGTAAAGGTTGATTGTTTCATTCATATTTTATAGCATCGTACAAGCAGCtacaaagataaagatacaacGATTGagcaaaagaaaaggaagacCAACTTAAATGAAGATTTATATAGCTGAAAGAAAGGTAACAAACTATCTAGTTACAACACCAACCTAAACTACTCACAATTGAGCTGACCACATTGTCGGTCGTTACACGACTCTAATATGGAAAGGTTTCAGTAAATCCGTGTTGCTAAGGTTTTATCTATTATATAAACCCCATACtgcttttgagttttttttttttatgtgtgtgATTTGTACTAAGGTCATATATCAAAAGACTCTTTTTATTGCACGCCAAGGtaaccaaagaaaaagaaaaccatggAGGCAATAAATTCACAGTATTCTAATGCTACGAATGATGAATACAATATCAGCAAGTTACCAGATTTCTTGATTCATCACATCCTTTCTTTCGTTGACGTGAAACAAGCTGTCCAGAGCTGTATTTTGTCAAAGAGATGGAGAAATATTTGGATTTCTCTTCCCTTTTTGATTTTCGATCATTCAGATCTAAGTGAAGGTGGTTATGAATACTTTCTTGATTTTGTCGAGTCCGTATTAAGTCTTCGTGACAACAGATGTTTTGATATCACACGATTTCATCTTCTTGTGGGTATGGATCATACAGATGTAATTTTATGGATCGTCTTCGTAGATGGATAATTATGGTTGCTAGATCTAATGTTGAAGATATAGATGTTGAGTTTAATGGGTACTTATCTGATGAAGAAGGCGAATTTCACGTTTCATGTTGTCTCTCTACTTGTAAGTCATTAACAAAGTTggaacttgatttatcaaaatgtaAGATTATTCTGCCGAATTCTATATCATTACCTCGCCTCAAATATCTCAAACTTCATAAGCCTTCGTTTGACCATGATGAGTTAACCAGGTTATGTACCAATTGTCATGTTTTGGAGCACCTGGATTTGAGTGGCATTAGTAGCTTTGCACCTTTGAACATCAATATATCTTCTCCTACACTAAAACACTTGAATTTAGGTGTGGTTAATAGTACTGAACCTTTAAACATCACTATCTCTTCACTTTCATTGAAGCACTTTGAAGTACACATCGATTATCGTGAATCAGTTCATAATACATTGAGGTTATATTCCCCAAATCTCGTGTATTTGGTTTTATCAAATCTACACTGTTTGTTGCTTGAAGATGTTTCTTCTCTGGTCACAGCTGATGTTGGCGTACAATTGAAACCACGAAAGCTGAATGCCGAGTTTCCGATGATACATGCTCCAGATACTTTAAAATCTCTAAAATCACTTCAAAATGTGAAAGATCTGACAATGTCATTTCGACCACTCAAGGTATAAcctctttctccttttttttcttctttttttagatATATGATAGTTCAAATGCCTATGGCTATGGAATACTTTCATTACTTTGTTGCTAAGAACTGGAGTAGATGGATGTTTAAATGAATGACTCTACTGCACAATATATGATAGTTCAAACCCTGAACATTTCTAGCTTGTCATTTTTGGTAAACTTATACGCTGTTATATGTGCTAATGAAGGATGTTAGAAGAGTTGGGGAACTATTACAAAAGCAACCTTTTCAGTTTGCTAGTCTGCAACGTCTGAAGCTGCGAAAGATAAGTCTCTCAACAGACTCTGTGCACGCCATAGCCTCCTTAGTCAAGATCTCGCCTATAATCGAATCCCTCAAACTGGAACTTTGtcaggttagttttttttttNNNNNNNNNNNNNNNNNNNNNNNNNNNNNNNNNNNNNNNNNNNNNNNNNNNNNNNNNNNNNNNNNNNNNNNNNNNNNNNNNNNNNNNNNNNNNNNNNNNNNNNNNNNNNNNNNNNNNNNNNNNNNNNNNNNNNNNNNNNNNNNNNNNNNNNNNNNNNNNNNNNNNNNNNNNNNNNNNNNNNTTTTTTTGTGTTGCTCTCTTGTTTTAGGTTTGTTTTTGTTGTTCAAACTATTGGTGTTAGTTTATTAACCTTATTCACCcaattttcaaaagattgatTAATTGCGGTTTTTAAAGTATTAATGAATTATGTGTACTACCTAGGACGTGGAAACCGGTGACAATTACAGTGACACTGAGGAATCCTCCGGATCTGATGAGGGATCAGACTCGGGTTCAGAGCTGGAACAACAGATGGAGTCAGACCTGCGTACTGGTGAGGTAGGTAGCCATGAATCATTTCGCAATTGGGTTAAATCTTTTCAAGTGGATTGGAGATTATAGAGCACTTGTGGTGTATTAACTGTCGTTGTTTTGTGTCGCGAATGTGTAGACAACTGTCGATTTAGAAGGGCTGTTGGCCGACACCATGAAACGATTGAAGTCTGTCAAGATTAGTGGTCTACAAGGAAGTGATAATGAACTGGAGTTTATTCAAATTCTGATAAAGAATGCCATGGTCTTGAAAAAAATGGTC
The nucleotide sequence above comes from Papaver somniferum cultivar HN1 chromosome 8, ASM357369v1, whole genome shotgun sequence. Encoded proteins:
- the LOC113305429 gene encoding putative FBD-associated F-box protein At5g22720; its protein translation is MEAIKKPCYDTKDEDHISRLPDFLIHHILSFVNITYAVQTCMLSKRWRNIWTSLPFLTFDRSVLGEGRYQSFLDFVEYVLSFRDNRCFDIRRFHLLGRRGKYDCNFIKCLHRWIIVVARSNVEDIYVQFNGDKHNDEFRVPDSVFTCKSLTNLELDLSTSCKIIPPNSISLPRLKYLKLKSTAFNHDELTKLCSSCPVLEHLDLISVRSTTPLNITISSPALKHFDISGISTTAPLNISISSLTLEHLVISGIITAAPVNITISSVTLEHFKLHIEKSIRNTLRLYAPNLVDLVLSNLDSMLLEDVSSLVTADVGVQVKPRKLLNDEFPTVHAAADTLESLKSLHNVRKLTISFQPLKAS
- the LOC113304172 gene encoding uncharacterized protein LOC113304172 encodes the protein MHVVASLVKISPIIETLTLELCRVAETSDSSDENSDDSSDDESESDEGSDLGSEPEQEMDSVLHTDETSVDSQELLANTMKQLKYVEISGLEGSDIELKFIEILIKSAMVLKKMVLNSHCRSKIKKFYEEVENFQSACASLRIYFYL
- the LOC113304062 gene encoding uncharacterized protein LOC113304062, producing MESDLRTGETTVDLEGLLADTMKRLKSVKISGLQGSDNELEFIQILIKNAMVLKKMVLKSQCRSKIEKFYEEIENFQSACSTLRIYFYLPSN